The Planctomycetota bacterium genomic sequence TCGACGTCACTCTGTGGGTCCTGCTCTCGATCATTTGCCTCGGCTGGCTGGCCCTGGTGATTCACGCGTGGGCCTGCCTCGACGCAGCTCTTTGGGAGCCGACGTGAGCCACATCCGACCAGCTGTCGTCAGCGATGCCGAGATGATCGCGGACATGAACGTCCGGATGGCCCGGGAGACCGAAGGGCTCGCGCTCGATCCGCCGACCGTCGTCGAAGGTGTCGCCGCTGTCTTGGCTGATCGCTCGAAAGGTCACTACCTTGTCGCCGAAGCGGCCGGCAGGGTTGTCGGGTGCCTGCTGGTCACGCACGAGTGGAGCGACTGGCGCAACGGCGATCTGTGGTGGGTTCAGAGCGTTTTCGTTGAGCCGGATCACCGTGGACGAGGCGTCTTTCGATC encodes the following:
- a CDS encoding GNAT family N-acetyltransferase, whose translation is MSHIRPAVVSDAEMIADMNVRMARETEGLALDPPTVVEGVAAVLADRSKGHYLVAEAAGRVVGCLLVTHEWSDWRNGDLWWVQSVFVEPDHRGRGVFRSLYEATRQQALEESASGLRLYVEHENHTAQQTYRKLGMSKTHYHIMEEMLTSNG